Within the Thermosynechococcaceae cyanobacterium Okahandja genome, the region GACGGCTGCAAGAGGCCAGCATCAGCATTCCCGCCACCCTAGAGGAACAGCCCTACGGCAGCCGCTTACGGGTGCAACAGACATCTCAGGGTTTGGTGGTTCAGGTGCCCCCCGTAGGATTCAATATCAGTCTGTTATTCCTCGTTCCCTTTACCGTTGCCTGGAATGGGTTTCTTGTTCTCTGGTACACCTTGGCGATCGCCTCGGGTAACTGGATTATGGCTATTTTTGCCATCGGCCACCTAGCGGTCGGACTGGGTCTCATCGGTACCGTGCTATACATCCTCTTTGGCAGCCAAGTCCTCACGATTACCCCTCGGGAAGTGCGGTTTCAGCAACATATTTTAGGGCTACGCTGGCGGAAACCAAAAGTACTGCCCGTCTCCGTCATTGAACAGGTGGAAGTGCAGCCCAAGGGGTTTTATCGCAACCGCGACGGCGAGCGGGAACAGGTTACGGCGAAGTTGGTGATTCGAGCGGGCACCCAAACCATAGAACTAGAGGAAGTCCAGTCCCACTTAACCTCTCAGGAACTGGAGTGGCTCGGCTACGGTATTGGCCGTTATCTGGCCTGCCGCGTGGTGCAAACGCGCCTGCCGTGAACGTTGGTAGGTGTTATTTATTGGCATGGATTGTGCCCGAACCCAGCTTGGCTTCAAGGGCACGCACGCGCTTTAGCAGTTCGGGTAATTGCTTGACGGCAGCCGAAACCCGCAGGTAGAGACTTTGCTCCATGGCCGGGATACCCCCCATGCGTGCCTGAGCGGGAACCGAGCTACTAATGCCCGATTTGGCAGAGACAATGGCGCGATCGCCAATACTGAGGTGCCCCGCTGCCCCCACTTGCCCAGCTAAAATGACGTGATTACCAACATGGGTGGAACCCGCCAAGCCAACTTGGGCGCAAAGAATCGCATGTTCGCCAATCGTACAGTTGTGCGCCACCATGGTCAGGTTATCAATTTTGCTGCCCGCCCCCACCTTGGTTTCGCCGAGGGTCGCCCGATCAATCGTCGTACCTGCGCCAATTTCAACGTCATCACCAAGCACGACTGTTCCCACTTGGGGAATTTTATAGTGGCGCCCATCCGGTAGGGGCACATAGCCAAAGCCATCTGCCCCTAAAACCACACTGTTTTGTAAAATAACCCGATCGCCCAGTTTGACCCCTTCGCGCAGGGCGCAGTGGCTGTGGATGAGGCAGTCAGCCCCCACCACCACGTTATCGTACAGGGTGCAATGACTATGAATTACGGTGCGATCGCCAATACGGACGCGATCGCCAATCACGGTGTAGGCACCAATGCTCACCCCTGCCCCCAGTTCCACCTCCTCGCCAATAATAGCTGTGGGATGAATGCGACCGGATGGCTGCGGTTGCGGATAAAACAACTCAATGCACTGGGCAAAGGCAAGGTAGGGATCCGGCACCCGTAGTAACGGACAGGCCGCCTCTCCCTCAAAATCGGGACGCACAAAGACTGCCGCTGCCGCCGTACGTTGCAGGAGCGACGTGTATTTCGGGTTGGCTAAAAACGACACATCCGTTGCCGTGGCCGCCTCAAGGGGAGCTACTCCCAACACCGGGCGATCACGGGCTTCAACGGCCTCTAGGGACGCACCAAACCTTTGGGCTAGCTCGCTAAGCTGCATCCTTCACTCTCCCCGACATCCGCCACTCTTGCTCAGTGTAGCACCTGAGTAAACTACCCGACTCCGACCTTGCCCCCTTGCCCCCGCGTGCGGGGGTTTGGGGGTACGGAGCGGGCTTTCAGCAGCCCTCAAGACAACATCTTCCAAAGAGCAGGACATTGCCTCGGAACCTCCAGGGC harbors:
- the lpxD gene encoding UDP-3-O-(3-hydroxymyristoyl)glucosamine N-acyltransferase, whose translation is MQLSELAQRFGASLEAVEARDRPVLGVAPLEAATATDVSFLANPKYTSLLQRTAAAAVFVRPDFEGEAACPLLRVPDPYLAFAQCIELFYPQPQPSGRIHPTAIIGEEVELGAGVSIGAYTVIGDRVRIGDRTVIHSHCTLYDNVVVGADCLIHSHCALREGVKLGDRVILQNSVVLGADGFGYVPLPDGRHYKIPQVGTVVLGDDVEIGAGTTIDRATLGETKVGAGSKIDNLTMVAHNCTIGEHAILCAQVGLAGSTHVGNHVILAGQVGAAGHLSIGDRAIVSAKSGISSSVPAQARMGGIPAMEQSLYLRVSAAVKQLPELLKRVRALEAKLGSGTIHANK